In Kitasatospora sp. NA04385, a single genomic region encodes these proteins:
- a CDS encoding hydrolase translates to MTRASKAVRPAALAATGLLLAAAAATVQPHPASAVTTATAATATTAATTTATTPRRVLFDNSKGETAGNADWIISTSQPDPLAQNANPGSETSWTGAISAWGVALQKTGNYSLKTLPVGNTITYGTGGALDLANFDEFVLPEPNVRLSDAEKTAVMKFVQNGGGLFLISDHNVSDRNNDGWDSPAVINDLLTTNGVDNTDPFGFSVDLLNIANENPRAIADSTDPVLNGSFGKVTGSIIRNGTTFTLKPADNPSVKGLLYRTGYSGNTGAFFVTSAFGSGRVAIWGDSSPIDDGTGQSGNTLYDGWNDPAGTDAALALNATAWLANSSGTGTGGGTGCTAAQLITNPGFETGSAAGWTETNSGGSSTVHSGGGEPAHTGSYDAWLDGHGATTTDTLSQTVTLPTGCAAYTLSFWLHIDSAASTTTAFDTLTVTANGTTLARYDNTNAATGYQQRTFSLAGYAGRSVTLKFTGTEDYTKQTSFVLDDVNVNVS, encoded by the coding sequence ATGACCAGGGCTTCGAAGGCCGTCCGCCCGGCCGCCCTCGCCGCGACCGGCCTGCTGCTCGCCGCTGCGGCCGCGACCGTCCAGCCGCACCCCGCCTCGGCGGTCACCACGGCCACCGCGGCCACTGCGACCACCGCGGCCACCACCACCGCGACCACCCCCAGGCGGGTGCTGTTCGACAACAGCAAGGGCGAGACCGCGGGCAACGCCGACTGGATCATCTCCACCAGCCAGCCCGACCCGCTCGCCCAGAACGCCAACCCCGGTAGCGAGACCTCCTGGACCGGCGCCATCTCGGCCTGGGGGGTCGCCCTGCAGAAGACCGGCAACTACAGCCTCAAGACCCTCCCGGTCGGCAACACCATCACCTACGGCACCGGCGGCGCGCTCGACCTCGCCAACTTCGACGAGTTCGTGCTCCCCGAGCCCAACGTCAGGCTCAGCGACGCCGAGAAGACCGCGGTGATGAAGTTCGTCCAGAACGGCGGCGGCCTGTTCCTGATCTCCGACCACAACGTCAGCGACCGCAACAACGACGGCTGGGACTCCCCGGCCGTCATCAACGACCTGCTGACCACCAACGGCGTCGACAACACCGACCCGTTCGGCTTCTCCGTCGACCTGCTGAACATCGCCAACGAGAACCCGCGCGCCATCGCCGACAGCACCGACCCGGTGCTGAACGGCTCCTTCGGCAAGGTCACCGGCTCGATCATCCGCAACGGCACCACCTTCACCCTCAAGCCCGCCGACAACCCCTCGGTCAAGGGCCTGCTCTACCGCACCGGCTACAGCGGCAACACCGGCGCCTTCTTCGTCACCTCCGCCTTCGGCAGCGGCCGGGTCGCGATCTGGGGCGACTCCTCGCCGATCGACGACGGCACCGGCCAGTCCGGCAACACCCTCTACGACGGCTGGAACGACCCGGCCGGCACCGACGCCGCGCTCGCCCTGAACGCCACCGCCTGGCTGGCCAACAGCAGCGGCACCGGCACCGGCGGCGGGACCGGCTGCACCGCCGCCCAGCTGATCACCAACCCCGGCTTCGAGACCGGCTCCGCCGCCGGCTGGACCGAGACCAACAGCGGCGGCAGCAGCACCGTCCACTCCGGTGGCGGCGAGCCCGCCCACACCGGCAGCTACGACGCCTGGCTCGACGGCCACGGCGCGACCACCACCGACACCCTCTCCCAGACGGTCACCCTCCCGACCGGCTGCGCCGCGTACACGCTGAGCTTCTGGCTGCACATCGACAGCGCCGCCTCCACCACCACCGCCTTCGACACGCTCACCGTCACCGCCAACGGCACCACCCTCGCGCGCTACGACAACACCAACGCCGCCACCGGCTACCAGCAGCGCACCTTCAGCCTCGCCGGGTACGCCGGCCGGAGCGTGACGCTGAAGTTCACCGGCACCGAGGACTACACCAAGCAGACCTCGTTCGTCCTCGACGACGTCAACGTCAACGTCTCCTGA